One region of Brachyspira hampsonii genomic DNA includes:
- a CDS encoding glucosamine-6-phosphate deaminase: MGLKLIIAKDANAVGKKTAAEIINLLKVKKDAVLGLATGGTAEAVYPHLIKAYEKKEIDFKNVKSVNLDEYKGLDPKNEQSYRYFMNKNLFDHVNIDKKNTFVPKGIGEKEKILKEFDDKINKLPRDIQLLGVGPNGHIAFNEPDEVLHANALCVKLNEKTIKANSRFFASEKDVPREAFSMGMGGILKAKKIVIAAIGKGKAAAMKELLTNDKITTKCPVTFLKLHNDVVVVIDQELYDAIPELQEKKTVKK; encoded by the coding sequence ATGGGATTAAAATTAATTATTGCTAAAGATGCTAATGCAGTTGGAAAAAAGACAGCAGCAGAAATTATTAATTTATTAAAAGTTAAAAAAGATGCTGTTTTGGGACTTGCCACAGGAGGTACTGCTGAGGCTGTATATCCTCATTTAATAAAAGCTTATGAAAAAAAAGAAATAGATTTTAAAAATGTTAAATCCGTAAACTTAGATGAATATAAAGGATTAGATCCTAAAAATGAACAAAGCTACAGATATTTTATGAATAAAAATTTATTTGATCATGTAAATATTGATAAAAAGAATACTTTTGTTCCTAAAGGTATAGGCGAAAAAGAAAAAATATTAAAAGAATTTGATGATAAAATAAATAAACTTCCTAGAGATATACAATTATTAGGAGTAGGACCTAATGGGCATATAGCATTTAATGAACCTGATGAGGTTTTACATGCCAATGCTTTATGTGTTAAACTTAATGAAAAAACTATTAAAGCTAATTCAAGATTTTTTGCTTCAGAAAAAGATGTACCTAGAGAGGCGTTCAGTATGGGTATGGGCGGAATATTAAAAGCTAAAAAAATAGTTATAGCTGCTATTGGTAAAGGAAAAGCTGCTGCTATGAAAGAGCTTTTAACTAATGATAAGATTACTACTAAATGTCCTGTTACATTCTTGAAACTTCATAATGATGTAGTAGTTGTTATAGATCAGGAGTTGTATGATGCTATACCAGAACTTCAAGAGAAAAAAACTGTTAAGAAATAA
- a CDS encoding phosphopentomutase, producing MKKKAVLIVVDSCGVGALPDAAVFGDEGANTLAHLAEAEGGIALPNMEKIGIGNIIDIKGVSKNNNALGYYGKAMETSKAKDTTTGHWEIAGLVSEKPFNTYPNGFSQITIKKIEEVSGRKVVCNKPYSGTEVIDDYADEQFKNGSLIVYTSADSVLQIAAHEEIIPIDELYNICQKTLEICNEYSPVARVIARPYIGTKGSYKRTERRHDYSVPPSGETMLDRLKNHNLPVVGIGKTSDIFAGIGITENRQTNKNNLDGIEKTIKAIKEIDEGLIFTNLVDFDMLYGHRRDPKGYKNALEEFDKYIPDMIENLNDDDLFIITADHGCDPTYKGSDHTREYIPILAYGKKLKKNIDIGVKDSFVSIAASIEKHLLGDTKLKGCFL from the coding sequence ATGAAAAAGAAAGCTGTTTTAATAGTTGTAGATAGCTGCGGTGTAGGTGCTTTACCAGATGCAGCTGTATTTGGCGATGAGGGTGCTAATACTCTTGCTCATTTAGCCGAAGCTGAAGGGGGAATAGCTCTTCCAAATATGGAAAAAATAGGTATTGGAAACATTATAGATATAAAAGGCGTTTCTAAAAATAATAATGCTTTAGGCTATTACGGTAAAGCGATGGAAACTTCTAAAGCTAAGGATACTACTACAGGACATTGGGAAATAGCAGGGCTTGTTTCAGAAAAACCTTTTAATACATATCCTAATGGTTTTTCTCAAATTACTATAAAAAAAATAGAAGAGGTTTCAGGAAGAAAAGTTGTATGCAATAAACCTTATTCAGGTACTGAAGTTATAGATGATTATGCAGATGAGCAGTTCAAAAATGGTTCTTTAATTGTTTATACTTCTGCAGACTCTGTGCTTCAAATTGCAGCTCATGAAGAAATAATACCTATAGATGAGCTTTATAATATATGCCAAAAAACTCTTGAAATATGTAATGAATATTCTCCTGTAGCAAGAGTTATAGCTCGTCCTTATATAGGAACTAAAGGCAGTTATAAAAGAACTGAAAGAAGACATGATTATTCAGTGCCTCCAAGCGGGGAAACTATGCTTGACAGATTAAAAAATCATAATTTGCCAGTTGTTGGAATAGGAAAAACAAGCGATATATTTGCAGGTATCGGAATCACAGAAAACAGACAAACCAATAAAAACAATCTTGATGGTATAGAAAAAACTATTAAAGCTATTAAGGAAATTGATGAAGGATTAATATTTACAAATTTGGTTGATTTTGATATGCTTTACGGACATAGAAGAGACCCTAAAGGTTACAAAAATGCATTAGAAGAGTTTGATAAATATATTCCTGATATGATTGAAAATTTGAATGATGATGATTTATTCATTATAACAGCAGATCATGGATGCGATCCTACATACAAGGGAAGCGATCATACAAGAGAGTATATACCTATACTTGCTTACGGAAAAAAATTGAAAAAAAACATTGATATAGGAGTGAAAGATTCTTTTGTCTCTATAGCGGCATCAATAGAAAAGCATTTACTTGGTGATACTAAACTTAAAGGCTGTTTTTTGTAA